From Hippoglossus stenolepis isolate QCI-W04-F060 chromosome 19, HSTE1.2, whole genome shotgun sequence, the proteins below share one genomic window:
- the LOC118098374 gene encoding death-associated protein 1, whose amino-acid sequence MSSPPKEKVETKGGHPPAVKAGGMRIVQKHQTAAVPEPLPKEEDDEEYVSSSPPKAPVIVSGVVTKGDKDFTPVAAQVAHQKPQPGVPKLPSVQQFNQHIHQPRK is encoded by the exons ATGTCATCACCGCCgaaggagaaggtggagaccaAAGGAGGACACCCCCCTGCAG TGAAGGCAGGAGGGATGAGGATAGTGCAGAAGCACCAGACAGCTGCCGTCCCAGAACCACTCCCCAAAGAAGAAGATGACGAGGAGTACgtcagcagcag TCCACCAAAGGCTCCTGTTATCGTGTCTGGAGTGGTTACAaag GGTGACAAGGACTTCACCCCAGTTGCTGCCCAGGTGGCCCACCAGAAGCCCCAGCCTGGTGTCCCCAAGCTGCCCTCTGTCCAGCAATTCAACCAGCACATCCACCAGCCCCGCAAGTGA